From Echinicola jeungdonensis, the proteins below share one genomic window:
- a CDS encoding RNA polymerase sigma factor, which produces METNQEIDLTINHLFRQESGKMVSVLVKIFGSENFELVEDVVQDALLSALETWKFRGKPQNPKSWLYKAAKNKAIDIIRREKHHQNIDFGDPDRKLLTSEYSLALTMEELWKDSKIKDDFLGMMYACCHPALSEENQITFILKALCGFSTKEIAKAFLTEDQTISKRLYRTKAFFRNSKLKPAIPPPEELPSRTQAVLETIYMIFNEGYKSTHSDRLIREDLIAQAMFLCKSLIDNNKAQLAEPFALISLMCFHAARSPARISKSGNLIPLEKQDRSKWNRSLIYEGNKYLNKAAFGQEISHYHLEAAIAYEHCIAPNYSSTNWKAIVNYYDALLSRNPDPVISLNRCLAVMEADGPEKALGVWEKLKQEKILEQYYLYYAAEGEINNRLGNKEKAIAAFNQAQKLTLSENEKRFLMDKIADIQI; this is translated from the coding sequence TTGGAAACAAACCAAGAAATTGATCTTACCATTAACCATCTTTTCAGACAAGAATCTGGAAAGATGGTTTCTGTATTGGTAAAAATCTTTGGTTCTGAAAATTTTGAATTAGTTGAAGATGTAGTTCAAGATGCTTTGTTGAGTGCCTTAGAAACCTGGAAATTCAGGGGGAAACCTCAAAACCCAAAGTCCTGGCTTTACAAAGCTGCAAAAAATAAAGCCATAGACATCATCAGGAGGGAAAAGCATCATCAAAACATTGATTTTGGGGATCCTGACCGAAAACTTTTGACTTCAGAATATAGCTTGGCTCTTACCATGGAAGAGCTATGGAAAGATAGCAAAATAAAAGATGACTTTCTGGGTATGATGTATGCCTGCTGTCACCCTGCCCTTTCGGAAGAAAATCAAATAACTTTCATTTTAAAGGCACTTTGCGGCTTCAGCACCAAGGAAATCGCAAAAGCTTTTTTAACTGAAGATCAAACCATATCCAAACGGCTGTATCGAACCAAAGCCTTTTTTAGGAATAGTAAATTAAAACCAGCTATTCCACCCCCGGAGGAGCTCCCTTCCCGGACACAAGCAGTATTGGAGACCATTTACATGATTTTTAATGAAGGATATAAATCCACTCATTCAGACCGGTTAATCCGGGAGGATTTGATAGCGCAGGCCATGTTTCTTTGCAAATCCCTCATCGATAATAACAAAGCCCAATTGGCTGAACCATTTGCTCTCATTTCCCTGATGTGCTTTCATGCAGCAAGAAGTCCTGCAAGGATTTCTAAAAGTGGAAATCTAATTCCTTTGGAAAAACAGGACAGGTCAAAATGGAATAGATCCTTAATTTATGAGGGAAATAAATACTTAAATAAAGCAGCCTTTGGCCAAGAAATCTCCCACTATCATTTGGAGGCGGCCATTGCCTATGAGCATTGTATTGCCCCCAATTATTCATCCACCAATTGGAAAGCCATCGTGAACTATTACGATGCTTTACTTTCCCGTAATCCCGATCCTGTCATTTCTCTCAACCGTTGCCTGGCCGTTATGGAAGCTGATGGCCCAGAAAAGGCTCTTGGGGTTTGGGAAAAATTGAAGCAAGAAAAAATCTTGGAGCAATATTATTTGTATTATGCAGCGGAGGGGGAAATAAATAACCGGCTCGGAAATAAAGAAAAGGCCATTGCTGCTTTTAACCAAGCACAAAAACTGACTTTGTCCGAAAATGAAAAACGGTTCCTGATGGACAAAATTGCTGATATCCAGATTTGA
- a CDS encoding methylenetetrahydrofolate reductase, translating to MDLTLKDKLTKQKNGLLFYGLTPPKANTDTNKVREIAGRQIERINGLPIDGLILYDIQDESSRTNEPRPFPYLPTMAPDSYSEQYLNELKVPRVIYKSVGKWDKDSFSSWIQNSSNGNCYVFVGAPSKDQKTSLTLGEAYKIYQKIEKKITLGGVTIPERHMKHGNEHLRLNDKTENGCSFFISQCVYNVNNAKNFLSDYYDLFKEKEKDFVPIIFTLTPCGSKKTLQFMNWLGIDIPQSLKDKLMNSDDILGESIKVCKAIATELYEYCSNRGMPIGFNIESVAIRKVEIEASIDLLKYIKEMLGK from the coding sequence ATGGATTTGACACTAAAAGATAAATTAACCAAACAAAAAAACGGATTGCTCTTTTATGGTTTGACGCCGCCCAAAGCCAATACAGATACCAATAAGGTCAGGGAAATTGCAGGGCGTCAAATAGAAAGAATTAATGGTTTGCCCATTGATGGATTGATCCTATATGATATTCAGGATGAATCATCCAGGACCAATGAGCCAAGGCCATTTCCCTACTTGCCCACCATGGCTCCTGATTCATACAGTGAGCAATACCTTAATGAGCTGAAAGTCCCCCGGGTAATTTATAAAAGTGTTGGAAAATGGGATAAAGATTCCTTTTCGAGTTGGATTCAAAATAGTTCCAATGGAAATTGCTATGTTTTTGTTGGGGCCCCTTCCAAAGACCAAAAAACTTCATTGACCTTAGGTGAAGCTTATAAGATTTATCAAAAAATTGAGAAAAAAATCACCCTTGGAGGGGTTACCATTCCGGAAAGGCATATGAAGCATGGGAATGAGCATTTGAGGTTAAATGATAAAACTGAAAATGGTTGTAGCTTTTTTATTTCCCAATGTGTCTATAATGTAAATAATGCCAAAAATTTCCTTTCAGATTACTATGATTTGTTCAAGGAGAAAGAAAAAGACTTTGTGCCGATCATTTTTACTTTGACCCCATGCGGCTCAAAAAAAACATTGCAGTTTATGAACTGGTTGGGTATTGATATTCCCCAAAGTTTGAAGGATAAACTGATGAATTCCGATGATATTTTAGGGGAATCGATAAAGGTGTGCAAGGCCATAGCCACTGAACTATATGAATATTGCTCCAATAGGGGGATGCCTATTGGGTTTAATATTGAAAGTGTGGCCATCCGAAAAGTCGAGATAGAGGCATCGATTGATTTATTGAAATACATCAAGGAGATGCTAGGGAAGTAA
- a CDS encoding pseudouridine synthase, producing MTIPAMPRYFVIYKPYGVLSQFSGEQDTLKDVGDFPPEVYPVGRLDKDSEGLLLVTDDKPLNHYLLNPRFAHKRTYLAQVEGIPDSEALRSLEKGVDIKVGKEVYHTQPAHAKLKKNAPLLPERDPPIRYRKTVPDSWLELTLAEGKNRQVRKMTAAVGFPTLRLVRWSMEGLNIDGFEVGEIREYRQEEIYHLLKVNPKKLGGNGRSSKAKPPRNKRKKW from the coding sequence ATGACAATTCCAGCTATGCCCAGATATTTTGTGATTTACAAGCCCTATGGTGTATTGAGCCAATTTAGTGGAGAACAGGATACCCTGAAAGATGTGGGGGACTTTCCTCCTGAGGTTTATCCTGTGGGCAGGTTGGATAAGGACAGTGAAGGGCTGTTGTTGGTCACCGATGATAAGCCGCTCAACCATTATTTGCTCAATCCCCGCTTTGCGCATAAAAGGACTTATCTGGCCCAGGTGGAAGGAATTCCAGATAGTGAAGCATTAAGGTCATTGGAAAAAGGGGTAGATATCAAAGTGGGAAAAGAGGTTTATCATACCCAGCCTGCCCATGCAAAATTGAAAAAAAATGCTCCTCTTTTACCCGAAAGAGACCCGCCCATTCGTTATCGCAAGACAGTTCCTGATTCCTGGTTAGAGTTAACATTGGCTGAGGGCAAAAATCGGCAAGTCCGGAAAATGACAGCTGCTGTAGGTTTTCCAACCCTCCGGTTGGTTAGATGGTCCATGGAAGGATTAAATATCGATGGTTTTGAAGTGGGAGAAATTCGGGAGTATCGGCAGGAAGAAATTTACCATTTGCTTAAAGTCAACCCGAAGAAATTGGGCGGTAATGGAAGAAGTAGCAAGGCAAAGCCTCCAAGGAATAAAAGGAAGAAATGGTAA
- a CDS encoding alpha/beta fold hydrolase, whose translation MEVNGYNFKVVDQGSGDPVVFVHGSISDWRTWKRPLETFGQSYHAIAYSRRFHWPNEEIPEGADYSFLQHVEDLHEILKSLGKPVHLIGHSYGALVSLFLAIKAPDLLKTLVLMEPPALTLFVSNTPKPLEILKLLFSRPKTAFALIQFGAKGWKPAKKAAKNNDFNRAIEIFGTAVLGEEAYLNMPPTRKEQVKDNFFRAEFTGSGFPPLDEEKVKGIQVPTLLLTGAKTRPFFLVLTDRLEELIPNTTRIKIANASHNIHEDNPKDFEQVVLAFLEKHG comes from the coding sequence ATGGAAGTCAATGGTTACAATTTTAAAGTAGTGGATCAGGGCAGTGGGGATCCGGTAGTTTTTGTCCATGGTTCTATCAGTGACTGGAGGACCTGGAAGAGACCACTGGAGACTTTTGGCCAATCCTACCATGCCATTGCCTACAGCAGAAGATTCCACTGGCCCAATGAGGAGATACCTGAGGGGGCAGATTATTCATTTCTTCAGCATGTGGAAGATTTGCACGAAATTCTTAAATCATTAGGGAAACCCGTGCATTTAATCGGGCATTCGTATGGCGCCTTGGTTAGCTTATTTTTAGCTATAAAAGCCCCTGATTTGCTCAAAACCCTGGTTTTGATGGAGCCCCCAGCCCTTACCTTATTTGTCAGCAATACCCCAAAGCCCTTAGAAATCCTCAAGTTACTTTTTAGCCGGCCAAAAACAGCTTTTGCCCTTATTCAGTTTGGAGCAAAAGGATGGAAACCGGCCAAAAAAGCAGCCAAAAATAATGACTTCAACAGGGCCATTGAAATATTTGGAACAGCGGTACTGGGTGAAGAAGCATATTTGAATATGCCTCCAACCCGGAAAGAACAAGTAAAGGACAATTTCTTCAGGGCCGAATTTACAGGATCCGGCTTCCCTCCTTTGGACGAAGAAAAAGTAAAAGGCATTCAGGTACCCACCTTGTTGTTGACAGGAGCTAAAACCCGTCCATTTTTTTTGGTATTGACGGATAGATTAGAGGAGCTGATACCCAATACCACTCGCATAAAAATTGCAAATGCCTCCCACAATATTCATGAGGACAATCCAAAGGATTTTGAACAAGTGGTTTTGGCTTTTTTGGAAAAGCATGGTTAG
- a CDS encoding winged helix-turn-helix transcriptional regulator: MKVPTKLYGTNKKVSMDSRKENSTNNINEVYWKAQCGISHTLSLIGGRWKINILVYLMNEGKLRYSELRKRLVGISERMLIAKLKELKNDGLVNRVVYQQVPPKVEYELTDLGKSLKGILQEMEKWGQENLPENSNK, encoded by the coding sequence ATGAAAGTACCTACAAAATTGTATGGTACTAACAAAAAAGTAAGCATGGATTCAAGAAAGGAAAATTCTACCAACAATATCAATGAGGTCTATTGGAAAGCGCAATGTGGCATTTCCCATACCTTATCCCTCATTGGTGGGAGGTGGAAAATCAATATTTTGGTTTACCTGATGAATGAAGGAAAACTGCGGTACAGTGAATTGAGGAAAAGACTGGTGGGAATTTCAGAAAGGATGCTGATTGCCAAATTGAAGGAATTGAAAAATGATGGATTGGTCAATAGGGTGGTCTACCAACAAGTCCCTCCAAAAGTAGAATATGAACTTACCGACCTAGGAAAATCGCTAAAGGGCATTTTGCAGGAAATGGAAAAATGGGGGCAAGAAAATTTACCTGAGAATTCAAATAAGTAA
- a CDS encoding ester cyclase, with protein MKAKEIAKKWFESIDSKNFEGLKGLMAKNHSFQNPMTPSPIGRDEHIGMMQKMTSSFEGKHYLDQLIEEGNHVVVRGHWSGRHIGEFNGVPRTGNKVDFSWIDIFEIVDGKVAHEYFEMNPANIMAQIGALDQKKVS; from the coding sequence ATGAAAGCAAAAGAAATCGCTAAAAAGTGGTTTGAAAGTATCGACTCCAAAAATTTTGAGGGGTTGAAAGGGCTTATGGCCAAAAACCACTCCTTTCAAAACCCAATGACTCCAAGCCCAATTGGAAGGGATGAACACATTGGAATGATGCAGAAGATGACTTCATCTTTTGAGGGAAAACATTATCTTGACCAACTCATTGAAGAAGGAAACCATGTGGTAGTAAGGGGACATTGGTCAGGAAGGCATATTGGGGAATTCAATGGCGTTCCCAGAACTGGAAACAAGGTGGATTTTTCCTGGATCGATATTTTTGAAATCGTGGATGGAAAAGTTGCCCATGAGTATTTTGAAATGAATCCAGCAAACATTATGGCCCAGATTGGAGCTTTGGACCAAAAAAAAGTATCATAA
- a CDS encoding helix-turn-helix transcriptional regulator, translated as MNPSNSNLKYGLSQEQSWSKHYKNLKARENTLQPEELYQLAFAAYLTGKDEECLNILARTHHRFLEIGQAKDAVRCAFWIGMLLMFKGERARGSGWFSRAHRLLEDHHIKGAENGLLLLPAGLGALGGGKADLALTQFKNALEIGHGYKDPDLTTLSLLGQGQAKIHMGDIAEGISLLDEAMVAVESSNISPLVVGIVYCAVIETCQLIYDIRRAQEWTAVLSQWCESQPDLIPFRGQCLIRRSQIRHIHGEWSQALDEMQQACQMLSSPPGEPAAGEAYYLLAEIFRMKGDFTQAEKYYLEANKWGRKPQPGLALLRLAQNEEDAAIKSIQNAFDEAKTSLQKLKILPAYIKIMLAEDHLKEAHMALEQLIEVAQKYDATFIQAITSYCQGELFLMDQDPEAAINSLRQSLKLWYELNAPYEAASARFLLGRAYKEQGDLDSAIMELKSAQWIFQELEAQPDLEKVDALLEINKPQEYHGLTLRELQVLQLVAEGEKNKAIADQLFISERTVERHLSNIFDKLNVNSRTEATAFAYKHQFL; from the coding sequence ATGAATCCGTCCAATTCAAATCTTAAATACGGATTATCTCAAGAGCAATCCTGGTCAAAGCACTATAAAAACTTAAAAGCCAGGGAAAACACGCTCCAACCTGAAGAATTATATCAGCTAGCATTTGCCGCTTATTTAACCGGGAAGGATGAGGAATGCCTAAATATCCTAGCCCGCACGCATCATCGATTTCTTGAAATCGGACAAGCCAAAGATGCGGTCCGATGTGCCTTTTGGATAGGAATGCTGTTGATGTTCAAGGGAGAAAGGGCCAGGGGAAGTGGATGGTTTTCCAGGGCCCACCGATTGTTGGAAGACCACCATATAAAAGGGGCTGAAAACGGGTTACTTTTGCTCCCTGCAGGACTTGGCGCCTTGGGAGGAGGGAAAGCAGATTTGGCTTTGACCCAATTCAAAAATGCCCTGGAGATAGGCCATGGATATAAAGACCCGGACTTGACTACTTTAAGTTTACTAGGCCAGGGCCAAGCAAAAATTCATATGGGTGATATTGCGGAAGGTATTTCCCTCCTGGACGAAGCAATGGTCGCCGTAGAATCTTCCAATATCTCCCCTTTGGTGGTGGGCATTGTTTATTGTGCGGTGATCGAAACTTGTCAGTTGATTTATGATATCAGAAGAGCCCAGGAATGGACTGCTGTGTTGAGCCAATGGTGTGAATCCCAGCCTGACCTGATCCCTTTTCGTGGACAATGCCTTATCCGTCGTTCCCAAATCAGGCACATTCATGGTGAATGGTCCCAGGCCCTGGATGAAATGCAGCAAGCCTGCCAAATGCTTTCCAGCCCTCCCGGAGAACCTGCGGCAGGGGAAGCCTATTATTTACTGGCAGAGATATTCCGGATGAAAGGAGATTTTACACAAGCAGAAAAATATTATTTGGAGGCCAACAAGTGGGGCAGAAAACCCCAACCCGGCCTGGCCCTATTAAGGCTGGCACAAAATGAAGAAGATGCGGCCATCAAAAGCATTCAAAATGCCTTTGATGAAGCAAAAACCTCCCTCCAAAAACTGAAAATATTACCCGCCTACATCAAAATCATGCTTGCGGAGGATCATCTTAAGGAAGCTCATATGGCTCTGGAGCAATTAATTGAAGTGGCCCAAAAATATGATGCCACCTTCATTCAAGCCATTACCTCCTATTGTCAAGGTGAGTTATTTTTAATGGACCAGGATCCGGAGGCGGCCATTAATTCCCTCCGTCAATCCTTAAAGCTTTGGTATGAATTAAATGCCCCTTATGAAGCGGCTTCTGCCCGCTTTCTTTTGGGCAGGGCCTACAAGGAGCAAGGAGATTTAGATTCAGCAATAATGGAGTTAAAATCGGCCCAATGGATTTTTCAGGAACTGGAAGCGCAACCCGACCTTGAAAAAGTGGATGCCCTGTTGGAAATCAACAAACCACAGGAATACCATGGACTTACTTTGCGGGAGCTTCAGGT
- a CDS encoding DoxX family protein, translated as MEIIKTVIYWLNFAYYLYVFGYASLFKVFQKKSMMDNMLALGFNKPWTILIGLGELLGVILILIGLFKPPFRNAGILLLFPFAVGAFIAHMALHEYQFFYNSLIMCVLSVVLLTLDSNFKIVL; from the coding sequence ATGGAAATTATTAAGACTGTAATTTACTGGTTGAATTTTGCTTATTACCTCTATGTTTTTGGCTATGCTTCCCTGTTTAAGGTTTTTCAAAAGAAATCCATGATGGACAATATGCTGGCGTTAGGTTTTAATAAGCCTTGGACGATCCTAATTGGGCTCGGGGAATTACTGGGCGTAATCCTGATCCTGATCGGGCTCTTTAAGCCTCCATTTAGAAATGCAGGGATTCTATTGCTGTTCCCTTTTGCTGTAGGGGCTTTTATCGCTCATATGGCACTTCATGAGTATCAATTTTTTTACAATTCATTGATCATGTGTGTGCTTTCAGTGGTTTTGTTAACCTTGGACAGCAATTTTAAAATTGTACTTTAA
- a CDS encoding AAA family ATPase, whose amino-acid sequence MHQEKIQEVLQEVKKVVVGQEKMVSRLLIGLFTNGHILLEGVPGLAKTLTVNTLAKVLHLDFNRIQFTPDLLPSDLIGTMIYNQQTGDFEVKKGPIFSNLILADEVNRSPAKVQSALLEAMQEKQVTIGETTYGLDRPFLVLATQNPVDQEGTYPLPEAQVDRFMMKVHIDYPSKSDELEVMRRMANMGFQSKVNAILSKEDIFEIRGKINEVKIAEPLENYIIELVFATRFPEKYGLHDEAKYIMFGVSPRASINLNLAARANAFMEGRDYVLPEDIKEVAEDVLNHRIILNYEAEADNINTRDLIGIILDKIPINKSVTLK is encoded by the coding sequence ATGCATCAGGAAAAAATTCAGGAGGTACTCCAAGAGGTGAAAAAAGTAGTGGTAGGGCAGGAAAAAATGGTGAGTCGCCTTTTAATAGGCCTTTTTACCAATGGCCATATTTTATTGGAAGGTGTACCGGGCTTGGCAAAGACCCTTACGGTTAACACCTTGGCCAAAGTGCTTCATTTGGACTTTAACCGGATCCAGTTTACCCCTGACTTGCTGCCTTCCGATCTGATCGGTACTATGATTTATAACCAGCAAACAGGAGACTTTGAGGTAAAGAAGGGACCTATATTTTCCAATTTGATTTTGGCAGATGAGGTGAACCGTTCCCCTGCCAAGGTGCAATCTGCCTTATTGGAAGCTATGCAGGAAAAGCAGGTAACCATTGGGGAGACTACCTATGGTTTGGACAGGCCATTTTTGGTATTGGCAACCCAAAACCCGGTGGATCAAGAGGGTACCTACCCCTTGCCGGAAGCTCAGGTGGATCGTTTTATGATGAAAGTTCATATCGATTATCCCTCAAAATCAGATGAATTGGAAGTGATGCGGAGGATGGCCAATATGGGCTTTCAGTCCAAGGTTAATGCCATCCTTTCAAAAGAAGATATTTTTGAAATAAGAGGGAAGATCAATGAGGTGAAGATTGCTGAGCCTTTGGAAAACTACATCATCGAATTAGTATTTGCCACTCGTTTTCCCGAAAAGTACGGATTGCATGATGAGGCCAAATATATCATGTTCGGTGTGTCACCTCGGGCCAGTATTAATTTAAACTTGGCAGCCAGGGCAAATGCATTTATGGAAGGCAGGGATTATGTATTGCCAGAGGATATTAAAGAAGTTGCTGAAGATGTGTTAAATCACCGGATTATCCTCAATTACGAAGCCGAGGCCGACAATATTAATACCCGGGATTTGATAGGTATTATCCTTGATAAGATCCCTATTAATAAATCGGTAACATTGAAATAA
- a CDS encoding YciI family protein — MNEYLLIIRGGEDLAATMSPEEMQSHMQDWQKWMGGLAENGKFVGGQPLMNEGKSLVEKGRKVIDRPLAEGKEMVGGYIILKANSLVEATELAKGCPGFQHDCTLEVREIRPMG, encoded by the coding sequence ATGAATGAATATTTGTTAATAATTAGAGGTGGCGAGGATTTGGCAGCCACCATGTCACCGGAAGAAATGCAGTCTCATATGCAAGATTGGCAGAAATGGATGGGAGGTTTGGCTGAAAATGGGAAATTTGTGGGTGGACAACCCTTGATGAATGAAGGGAAATCCCTGGTGGAAAAAGGGAGAAAGGTGATCGACCGTCCTTTGGCCGAAGGTAAAGAAATGGTAGGTGGTTACATTATTTTAAAAGCCAATTCTCTGGTTGAAGCTACTGAACTGGCCAAAGGTTGTCCAGGCTTCCAACATGATTGTACTCTAGAAGTTCGTGAAATCCGACCAATGGGATAA
- a CDS encoding alpha/beta hydrolase family protein: MPSIFLKNLLAGTFLLVSISLAAQQSNGLWKSKATGGQINFTINDSPSPIKDFNGKYATIVYLENLGFKKVGRNSNEEDVDWLLSQGYRVIELDYENHEDAVSPKINKDIIAINDAIAEGTFCGVKNYSLTQSFVLFEGYRIAWNVPYFKDDPTVYNTPEHYTEGDSLRMDIIYPANAMVKVPVILSFSYSNSYATYDEDKGKLTDANKNKRTFLPYTFAGFDDSFLEGAPARGMAWAIADHPKYCPWGSGKPKDGRNDTYKSYMTNPDGAQKVKSAIRTLRAKGVELGLSGKIGIYGFSRGSTAGSMAIGDRSVFAFEKAGFHLGVSDEVQAAALGPGVFDYTLIYKVKDDGDGNLESRCPWAWGPLEDNFEKWQSMGAAYLAETENTAPVLFFYNSDDEPYYQEQIIHFKEKLDKLSVPTSILKNYGTGHSVPKTETSLNKLYTFFLNLQVIEPQENGKSFRRKN, from the coding sequence ATGCCTTCAATTTTCTTAAAAAATCTTTTGGCTGGCACTTTTTTATTGGTATCCATTTCTCTTGCTGCCCAGCAATCCAATGGCCTTTGGAAAAGTAAGGCTACCGGAGGTCAAATTAATTTCACAATTAACGATTCCCCATCGCCCATAAAAGATTTTAATGGTAAATATGCCACCATTGTTTACCTTGAAAATCTTGGCTTTAAAAAGGTAGGAAGAAATAGCAACGAAGAGGATGTGGACTGGCTGCTTTCCCAGGGCTACCGTGTGATTGAATTGGACTATGAGAATCATGAAGATGCTGTTTCCCCGAAAATCAATAAAGACATTATTGCCATCAATGATGCGATCGCTGAAGGTACATTCTGCGGTGTCAAAAACTATTCCCTTACCCAGTCCTTTGTACTGTTTGAGGGTTACCGGATTGCCTGGAATGTGCCCTATTTTAAGGATGACCCGACAGTTTATAACACTCCTGAGCATTATACCGAAGGAGATTCATTGCGAATGGATATCATTTACCCGGCCAATGCTATGGTGAAAGTGCCGGTGATTTTGTCTTTTTCCTATAGTAATAGTTATGCCACTTATGATGAAGACAAGGGAAAGCTCACAGATGCCAATAAAAACAAAAGGACTTTTCTCCCTTATACTTTCGCGGGATTTGACGATTCCTTTTTAGAGGGTGCCCCAGCAAGGGGTATGGCCTGGGCCATAGCTGATCACCCCAAATATTGCCCTTGGGGAAGTGGAAAGCCTAAAGATGGCCGAAATGATACATACAAATCCTATATGACCAATCCTGACGGGGCCCAAAAAGTGAAATCCGCCATTCGGACCCTTAGGGCAAAAGGGGTTGAATTGGGCCTTTCAGGGAAAATAGGAATTTATGGATTTTCCCGCGGATCAACAGCAGGATCCATGGCCATTGGGGACCGGTCAGTTTTTGCTTTTGAAAAGGCAGGTTTCCATTTGGGGGTTTCCGATGAAGTGCAGGCAGCTGCTTTGGGGCCAGGAGTTTTTGACTATACCCTAATCTATAAGGTGAAGGATGATGGAGACGGAAATCTGGAATCCCGATGTCCCTGGGCTTGGGGGCCATTAGAGGATAATTTTGAAAAATGGCAATCCATGGGAGCTGCTTACCTCGCGGAAACAGAAAATACAGCTCCTGTCCTTTTCTTTTATAACTCCGATGATGAGCCTTATTATCAGGAACAGATTATCCATTTTAAAGAAAAATTGGATAAGTTAAGCGTGCCTACCTCGATACTGAAAAATTATGGAACGGGACATTCCGTGCCAAAAACCGAGACTTCATTGAACAAACTTTACACCTTTTTTCTGAATTTACAGGTAATTGAACCGCAGGAAAATGGAAAGTCTTTTCGGAGAAAAAATTAA